One segment of Candidatus Gracilibacteria bacterium DNA contains the following:
- a CDS encoding type IV secretory system conjugative DNA transfer family protein produces MRYLISILALFFVMQNQVSAALGRGLQQQAGGGSSGTAVSASDAGSEGFFGNIASFFSFFFLHALSIAIWAFIILTCTFIVYKSIRLAFELFYSKNLRYLKITLPKADSKLDKERETKKDFKEKIGMMSMFYKAIHKLSEAGLRDTLLNFLFGHSKIALELVYEHGEVSFYIVTYENYVNLISQHITSIYNDAEIQLVPKEDYITLKTKGYSMRVASLGKEHDDVYPIKTFKYLEDDPINNFTNVFGGLAREDKAVYQVVIKPISSKWNKKALKAAGLVAKGKYKKGRNFTLLSIIFRPFTWLWNPLMALVEGPEDMVGSNNAPGASEGDAYKIFNQAETEAQKIMGEAAAQPSFETSIRIIVASPNKRSAENGVHAIVAAASIFTDEYNNALDNPQLYEDSLPWIFTPCRYFAFRHKLVGFFQNISVFSADEASTLFHMPDINYNKSPIINWLEYKKLPLPHNIKSPMDPTMLEEKDPVTGETKLVHRHLGGFPVYKDGVLLGWNEYRNKKTPIYFNRKDRGRHHYIIGKSGGGKSVFIGYMARQDVWNGDGVCVIDPHGDLVEDVLEFIPKERAKDVVVFDPSDTDRPMGLNMLDIIATDPDIRKREMDRAAMDATEIFIKIFGDEIFGPRIQHYFRNGCLTLMEDEEDGGTLIDVPRLFVDEAFMKYKTRNLKNPVVKSFWEHEYANTGDREKQEMIPYFSAKFGPFITNSTIRNIIGQPKSAFNLREVMDNKKILLVNLSKGKIGALNAQLLGLIFVSKINMAAMSRADIPEAERKDFYMYVDEFQNFATETFGEILSEARKYRLALIMAHQFIAQIGGSGAKKGDKPSIKDAVFGNAGTIQSFKVGADDAEYMEKEYAPLLSQQDIIGIANYTAYIKLNIDNSTTRPFDMKTIWDNGYQNKKAAAILKEYSRKKYGRKKKYVDIEIEARLGIMNDS; encoded by the coding sequence ATGCGATATCTCATTTCCATTTTAGCTCTCTTCTTTGTAATGCAAAACCAAGTTTCTGCAGCATTGGGTCGTGGCTTACAGCAGCAAGCTTGAGGAGGAAGTTCATGAACTGCTGTCAGTGCTTCTGATGCTTGATCTGAATGATTCTTTGGAAATATAGCTTCGTTTTTTAGTTTTTTCTTCTTACATGCTCTTTCGATTGCTATCTGGGCTTTTATAATTTTGACCTGTACTTTTATAGTTTACAAATCTATACGCCTCGCTTTTGAGCTTTTTTATTCTAAAAATCTCAGATACCTTAAAATAACACTTCCAAAAGCTGATTCTAAACTCGACAAGGAACGGGAAACAAAAAAAGACTTCAAGGAAAAAATAGGAATGATGTCTATGTTTTATAAAGCCATTCATAAACTTTCTGAAGCTGGACTTCGAGATACTCTTCTTAACTTTTTATTCGGACATAGTAAAATAGCCCTCGAACTAGTGTATGAACATGGGGAAGTAAGTTTTTATATCGTAACCTATGAAAACTACGTCAATCTTATATCACAACATATTACATCTATATATAATGATGCTGAAATACAACTTGTACCAAAAGAGGATTACATAACTCTTAAAACAAAGGGTTATTCTATGAGAGTAGCGTCTCTCGGAAAAGAGCATGATGATGTCTATCCTATAAAGACATTTAAATATTTAGAGGATGATCCTATAAATAACTTCACCAATGTATTTTGAGGTCTCGCAAGAGAAGACAAAGCTGTCTACCAAGTAGTTATAAAACCAATCAGTTCTAAATGGAATAAAAAGGCACTAAAAGCAGCGGGACTGGTTGCAAAAGGAAAATATAAAAAATGAAGAAACTTTACATTGTTGTCAATTATTTTTAGACCATTTACATGGCTTTGGAATCCACTTATGGCATTAGTAGAATGACCAGAAGATATGGTAGGAAGCAATAATGCTCCCGGAGCAAGTGAGTGAGATGCGTATAAAATATTCAATCAAGCTGAAACGGAGGCTCAAAAAATAATGGGGGAAGCTGCAGCTCAGCCATCTTTTGAAACATCGATACGTATTATTGTTGCCTCTCCAAATAAACGATCAGCAGAAAATGGGGTGCACGCTATTGTAGCAGCAGCTTCTATATTTACTGATGAATATAATAACGCACTGGATAACCCTCAACTCTATGAAGACTCACTCCCATGGATATTTACTCCATGTCGGTATTTTGCATTTAGACATAAACTCGTAGGATTTTTTCAAAATATATCTGTTTTTTCAGCTGATGAAGCCTCAACTTTGTTTCATATGCCAGATATAAATTATAACAAATCACCGATTATAAATTGGCTTGAATATAAGAAACTCCCTCTTCCTCACAATATTAAATCTCCGATGGACCCAACGATGCTTGAGGAAAAAGATCCAGTAACTGGAGAAACAAAACTTGTACATAGACACCTTTGAGGATTTCCTGTCTATAAAGATGGTGTATTACTTTGATGGAATGAATATAGAAATAAAAAAACACCTATTTATTTTAACAGAAAGGATCGAGGAAGACACCACTATATCATTTGAAAATCTGGGTGAGGTAAGTCTGTATTTATTGGATATATGGCTCGTCAAGATGTCTGGAATGGGGATGGAGTCTGTGTCATAGACCCACATGGAGATTTGGTTGAGGACGTACTTGAATTTATTCCAAAAGAGCGAGCAAAAGATGTCGTTGTATTTGACCCGTCAGATACTGACCGACCTATGGGTCTCAATATGTTAGACATTATTGCCACTGACCCGGACATTAGAAAGCGAGAAATGGATAGAGCTGCAATGGACGCAACTGAAATATTTATCAAAATATTTGGTGATGAAATATTTGGTCCAAGGATCCAACATTATTTTAGAAATGGATGTTTGACACTTATGGAGGATGAAGAGGATGGAGGAACTCTCATAGATGTACCAAGACTTTTTGTAGATGAAGCATTTATGAAATACAAAACAAGAAACCTTAAAAATCCAGTCGTGAAATCATTTTGGGAGCATGAATATGCAAATACTGGGGATAGAGAAAAACAAGAAATGATTCCGTATTTTTCTGCAAAATTTGGTCCGTTTATTACAAACTCTACGATTCGTAATATTATAGGACAACCAAAATCAGCGTTTAATCTCAGAGAAGTTATGGATAATAAAAAAATTCTTCTCGTTAATCTCTCTAAAGGTAAAATTGGGGCACTCAATGCTCAGCTACTTGGTCTCATATTTGTATCTAAAATTAATATGGCTGCGATGAGTCGTGCTGATATTCCAGAAGCAGAGCGTAAAGACTTCTATATGTACGTAGATGAGTTCCAGAACTTTGCCACAGAAACATTTGGAGAAATACTTTCAGAAGCCAGAAAATATCGACTTGCGCTCATTATGGCTCACCAATTTATTGCTCAAATTTGAGGATCTGGTGCTAAAAAATGAGATAAACCATCTATTAAAGATGCAGTATTTGGGAATGCTGGAACTATTCAGTCATTTAAAGTTGGTGCAGATGATGCTGAATATATGGAAAAAGAATATGCTCCTCTCCTCTCTCAACAAGATATTATTGGGATAGCCAACTATACAGCTTATATTAAACTCAATATAGACAATTCTACGACCCGACCTTTCGATATGAAAACTATATGGGATAATGGATATCAAAACAAAAAAGCAGCTGCAATTCTTAAAGAATACTCACGAAAAAAATATTGACGAAAGAAAAAATATGTTGATATAGAAATCGAAGCAAGACTCTGAATTATGAATGATAGCTAA
- the lysS gene encoding lysine--tRNA ligase, with product MDYSKESQDRMKKIQALKDAGVIVYANNLKGKIDIAEIRKRSEDDTKGGYIRDIENLMVGGSIAEFKTAGRIMATKSHGKLTFAKLRDHSGDIQVFFMRDLVKLNTGTEIVESIEIDGEEKSAYKIAEKFCQVGDYIAVQGDLFETKHGELTIFVSEFQIMSKAVRPLPEKWHGVQDIETIYRQRYLDMIMNTESFERFKLRSTFVKTLRDFYESQAFIEIETPVLGNSASGAAAAPFTTHHNDFNEEFFLRISPETALKKATVGRFERVVEFTRNFRNEGSDPSHIQEFSAIEHYAAWWNYEDNMKFTEDMFDFVFQNIPELKKEVLVKDKSGAEKQVNFATPWPRIDYIAGVLDKSGIDVSQYGPEDEDRLRTEIKKSGYSWEGIDKQVTATMIDYLYKKVLRPGITGPAFVYNYPKTMQPLARGNDTNPDIVEQWQLVINGWEVIKAYSELVDPKIQIANFEAQGDALAKGDLEATSSDDDFVLAMEYGMPPQSGWGMGVERILALLTGQDNLRDMVLFPLMKTNTNEEKPSKKTQLAVALLNKESKLQNWQELNTIAHLSASFSARVGKSLFEKESAITSDGQSIPMNIQHAIIIKQAENNQKIQELYKIAKNGGLEVVPFTREMLETSDDSIVQKNTEIKKMSEVEYLGILIFGDKKHVEKLTKEYPLYS from the coding sequence ATGGACTACTCAAAAGAATCACAAGACCGAATGAAAAAAATCCAGGCACTGAAAGATGCTGGAGTTATCGTGTACGCGAATAACCTAAAGTGAAAAATAGATATAGCAGAAATTAGAAAGAGAAGTGAAGATGACACGAAAGGAGGATATATTAGAGATATAGAAAATCTCATGGTTTGAGGAAGTATAGCTGAGTTTAAAACTGCTGGAAGAATAATGGCTACAAAATCTCATGGAAAACTTACCTTTGCAAAACTTAGAGACCACAGCTGAGATATTCAGGTATTTTTTATGCGTGACCTTGTAAAACTAAATACAGGAACTGAAATAGTTGAGAGTATAGAAATAGACGGAGAAGAAAAATCAGCCTATAAAATAGCAGAAAAATTTTGTCAGGTGGGTGATTATATTGCAGTTCAATGAGATTTATTTGAAACCAAGCATGGTGAACTCACTATTTTTGTATCGGAATTTCAAATCATGTCAAAAGCTGTGAGACCACTTCCAGAAAAATGGCATTGAGTTCAGGATATAGAAACAATCTATAGACAGAGATATCTTGATATGATTATGAATACTGAGAGTTTTGAGAGATTTAAGCTCAGAAGTACCTTTGTAAAGACTCTCAGAGATTTTTATGAATCTCAAGCATTTATAGAAATAGAGACACCAGTTTTATGAAACTCTGCTTCCTGAGCTGCAGCCGCTCCATTTACTACGCATCACAATGATTTTAATGAAGAGTTTTTCCTACGAATTTCTCCAGAAACAGCACTGAAAAAAGCGACTGTTTGAAGATTTGAAAGAGTCGTAGAATTCACAAGAAATTTTAGAAATGAGTGATCAGATCCAAGTCATATACAAGAGTTTTCAGCAATTGAACATTACGCAGCATGGTGGAACTATGAGGATAATATGAAGTTTACGGAAGATATGTTTGATTTTGTATTTCAAAATATTCCTGAACTGAAAAAAGAAGTCCTTGTAAAAGATAAATCTTGAGCAGAAAAACAAGTTAATTTTGCGACTCCGTGGCCAAGAATCGATTATATAGCGTGAGTATTAGACAAATCTGGAATTGATGTATCTCAGTATTGACCAGAAGATGAGGATAGACTCAGAACTGAAATAAAAAAGTCAGGATATAGTTGGGAGTGAATAGATAAACAAGTGACGGCTACAATGATAGACTACCTGTATAAAAAAGTACTTCGTCCAGGTATTACGGGACCAGCATTTGTGTATAACTATCCTAAGACTATGCAACCTCTTGCGAGAGGAAATGACACGAACCCAGATATAGTTGAACAATGGCAACTCGTTATCAATGGCTGGGAAGTTATTAAAGCATATAGTGAGCTGGTTGATCCTAAAATTCAAATTGCTAATTTTGAAGCACAGGGAGATGCTCTTGCAAAATGAGATCTGGAGGCAACCTCGAGTGATGATGACTTTGTTCTTGCTATGGAATACGGCATGCCACCACAATCTGGTTGGTGAATGGGGGTAGAGAGAATACTGGCTCTCTTAACAGGCCAAGATAATCTTAGAGATATGGTTCTCTTTCCACTTATGAAAACCAATACAAACGAAGAAAAACCTAGTAAGAAAACACAGCTTGCGGTAGCGCTGTTAAACAAAGAATCAAAACTTCAAAATTGGCAAGAGCTTAACACTATTGCTCATTTATCTGCTTCGTTTTCAGCAAGAGTCTGAAAAAGCCTTTTTGAAAAAGAGTCAGCAATAACTTCAGATGGACAAAGTATTCCAATGAATATTCAACATGCAATTATTATCAAGCAGGCTGAAAATAATCAAAAAATTCAAGAGTTATATAAGATTGCTAAAAATGGTTGATTAGAGGTCGTTCCATTTACTCGAGAAATGCTTGAAACGAGTGATGATAGTATCGTACAAAAAAATACTGAAATAAAAAAAATGTCAGAAGTTGAATACCTTGGAATACTTATTTTTGGAGATAAAAAACATGTAGAGAAGTTGACGAAAGAGTATCCATTATATAGTTAA
- the mutL gene encoding DNA mismatch repair endonuclease MutL: MPQKIITLSKQLANQIAAGEVVERPISVVKELVENSIDSGANDIRIELIEGGIENIRIVDNGSGIPEEDLELALEKYSTSKISSMQELQKVMTFGFRGEALASIASVSQCTLVSKPTHQDFAVQLISHGGDIISKSQSGAENGTSIEIANLFFNTPARKNYLKTARTEYSKISDFVQNISLAYPQITFSLTHNDKRMFQYTACDLLIERVYQVQGKEFYESIESVDFEFGGIHVTGYITNPKLSFSYRSKQIIFVNNRIINSPIVAKAIIDAYARFIPHGRYPGYIIFLTLDPLQVDVNVHPRKLEVRFAQESSIFRSVYHAVKNKLESDMIATVTQSPEGNSSQDKTNIVHQDVSNLGVGEKYYSGSGTKFKNYSPYTEHTSNPNQKTFEAIDFTSRILDPDLSSSTGDLKQTPFGKIIGQSHNSYIIVENDSGLVVLDQHALAERVIYEKLSNVAYSPKIQKLLSGNMLHLSSFEIEVLEQNMQTIGDMGFEIEILSHGSIQINGVPDFLKKANIEKVFKNMMYDISEIGSQSIDEVRNKIWAYTACRSAVKFGDPLSIFEMHGLLQDASLEYSSTCPHGRPVVYEINLDDLQKKYER; encoded by the coding sequence ATGCCTCAAAAAATAATTACATTATCAAAACAACTAGCCAATCAAATTGCTGCATGAGAGGTTGTTGAGAGACCAATTTCTGTCGTGAAAGAACTGGTGGAAAACAGTATTGATTCTGGAGCAAATGATATACGAATTGAACTTATAGAGGGGTGAATTGAAAATATTCGAATTGTCGATAATGGTTCTGGAATCCCTGAAGAGGATTTAGAACTCGCCCTTGAAAAATATTCAACTTCAAAGATATCAAGTATGCAAGAACTTCAAAAAGTCATGACTTTTTGATTTCGTGGAGAAGCATTGGCAAGTATTGCATCTGTAAGTCAGTGTACTTTAGTATCAAAACCTACTCATCAAGATTTTGCAGTACAGCTTATAAGTCACGGCTGAGATATTATTTCAAAATCTCAAAGTTGAGCTGAGAACGGAACTAGTATTGAAATAGCCAATCTATTTTTTAATACCCCAGCAAGAAAAAATTATTTAAAAACTGCTCGTACAGAATACTCTAAAATATCTGATTTCGTACAAAATATTTCACTCGCTTATCCTCAGATAACATTTTCTTTGACTCATAACGATAAGCGTATGTTTCAATATACTGCCTGTGATTTATTAATTGAAAGAGTGTACCAAGTACAATGAAAAGAGTTTTACGAATCAATTGAATCTGTCGACTTTGAATTCGGATGAATCCATGTTACGGGTTATATTACAAATCCTAAGCTTAGTTTTTCTTATAGGTCAAAACAGATTATCTTTGTGAATAATCGTATTATAAACTCTCCCATTGTGGCCAAAGCTATTATTGACGCATACGCGAGATTTATTCCTCATGGGAGATATCCTGGGTATATAATATTTTTGACACTTGATCCTCTACAAGTTGATGTCAATGTCCATCCTAGGAAGTTAGAAGTGAGGTTTGCGCAAGAGTCTAGTATATTTAGATCTGTCTACCATGCTGTCAAAAATAAGCTCGAATCTGATATGATAGCAACTGTAACACAGTCTCCTGAGTGAAATTCAAGTCAAGACAAAACTAATATTGTTCATCAAGACGTGTCTAACTTAGGAGTTTGAGAAAAATATTATAGTTGATCTGGTACGAAGTTTAAAAATTATTCTCCTTATACAGAACATACATCAAATCCAAATCAAAAGACTTTTGAAGCTATTGATTTTACTTCTAGAATTCTTGATCCAGATCTCAGTTCAAGTACATGAGACTTGAAGCAAACTCCTTTTTGAAAAATAATCGGGCAAAGTCATAACTCTTATATTATTGTCGAAAATGATTCTGGACTCGTAGTCCTAGATCAACATGCTCTAGCTGAAAGAGTTATTTATGAAAAACTATCAAATGTAGCATATTCTCCAAAAATACAGAAGCTTCTTTCTTGAAATATGTTACATCTCTCATCATTTGAGATTGAAGTATTGGAACAAAATATGCAAACCATTGGAGATATGTGATTTGAAATAGAAATACTCTCCCATGGATCCATCCAAATAAACTGAGTTCCTGATTTTTTAAAAAAGGCCAATATAGAAAAAGTCTTTAAGAATATGATGTATGATATTTCTGAGATTTGATCACAGTCAATTGACGAAGTGAGAAATAAAATTTGGGCTTATACAGCTTGTCGGTCTGCTGTAAAATTTTGAGATCCTCTGAGTATCTTTGAAATGCATGGACTCCTACAAGATGCGTCACTTGAATATTCATCTACTTGTCCACATGGTCGTCCAGTTGTATATGAAATAAACTTAGATGACTTACAGAAAAAATATGAACGATAA
- the gatA gene encoding Asp-tRNA(Asn)/Glu-tRNA(Gln) amidotransferase subunit GatA yields the protein MELAYKSILELKELIDTGKISSKQIWDYFNTRAQKIDSDLHSFNSFNSSGYQESKEALAGIPIGIKDIFCEKGILTTGSSKMLQDFVPPYDATLIKKLREAGMSSLGKCNMDEFAMGSSGENSAFGATTNPHGTNRIPGGSSSGSAAAVAAGLVPASLGTDTGGSIRQPASMCGVVGFKPSYGRNSRFGVMPMASSLDTPGTFTLTVQDAAFLYDIMNGEDLNEGSSIAGHDSINANIWESKDLTGIKVGVPKEYFEEGLDICVKREILDTISKMKELGAEIVDISLPMTKFAVAAYYILSPAEVTTNLARLDGIRYGHNSKLPNDGVDEIYLHNRGEGLGSEPQRRSILGSYVLSAGFYNAYFKKAAQIRTLIIEDFNTAFHSVDIIVGPTAPCVAWKLGQHTEDPLKMYLEDAYTIPASLAGLPGISIPCGFAESKDEEKETLPVGIQLLAPRLSEQKLFQVSYVLEQSLGLREKMIPKKYRV from the coding sequence ATGGAACTTGCGTATAAAAGTATTTTAGAACTCAAAGAACTCATAGATACAGGAAAAATAAGCTCAAAGCAAATTTGGGATTACTTCAATACACGTGCCCAAAAAATTGATTCTGACCTTCACTCTTTCAATAGTTTCAATTCGTCATGATATCAGGAATCCAAAGAAGCTTTAGCAGGAATTCCAATAGGAATAAAGGATATTTTTTGTGAAAAGGGAATTCTCACAACTGGATCATCAAAAATGCTTCAGGATTTTGTTCCTCCATATGATGCTACACTTATTAAAAAACTAAGAGAAGCTGGAATGAGCTCACTGTGAAAATGTAATATGGACGAATTTGCTATGGGGAGTTCAGGTGAAAATTCTGCATTTGGTGCTACTACAAACCCACACGGAACAAATAGAATCCCGGGTGGATCAAGTTCTGGATCAGCAGCCGCAGTTGCAGCTGGATTAGTGCCTGCATCACTCTGAACAGATACAGGATGATCTATTAGACAACCAGCCAGTATGTGCGGAGTTGTATGATTTAAACCAAGTTATTGACGGAATTCACGTTTTTGAGTTATGCCCATGGCTTCAAGTCTGGATACTCCTGGAACATTCACTCTTACAGTACAAGATGCAGCATTTTTATATGATATTATGAATGGTGAAGACCTGAATGAAGGTTCGTCTATTGCTGGACATGATTCAATAAATGCAAATATATGGGAATCAAAGGATTTAACTGGAATCAAAGTATGAGTTCCAAAAGAATATTTTGAAGAGGGGCTTGATATTTGTGTGAAACGTGAAATACTGGATACTATTTCTAAAATGAAGGAATTAGGAGCTGAGATTGTTGATATATCACTTCCAATGACAAAATTTGCTGTTGCAGCCTATTATATACTCTCTCCTGCAGAAGTAACCACAAATCTCGCTCGTCTTGATGGAATAAGATATGGACATAATTCAAAACTTCCAAATGATGGTGTAGATGAAATTTATCTTCATAACAGAGGTGAAGGACTGGGAAGTGAGCCTCAAAGACGAAGTATTCTTTGAAGCTATGTACTCTCTGCTTGATTTTATAATGCGTATTTTAAAAAAGCAGCTCAAATTCGAACTCTTATTATTGAAGACTTTAATACAGCTTTTCATTCAGTAGATATAATTGTCTGACCTACGGCTCCTTGTGTCGCTTGGAAGCTTTGACAACATACCGAAGATCCACTCAAGATGTATCTAGAAGATGCCTATACTATTCCAGCTTCACTTGCCTGACTCCCAGGAATATCAATACCTTGTGGATTTGCAGAATCTAAGGATGAAGAAAAAGAAACACTCCCAGTTTGAATCCAGCTTCTTGCACCAAGACTCTCAGAACAAAAACTCTTTCAAGTAAGTTATGTACTCGAACAGTCACTAGGACTTCGAGAAAAAATGATTCCAAAAAAATACAGAGTCTAG
- a CDS encoding 50S ribosomal protein L19 — translation MTNVDIVRKVQNEFLQTGRPDLRTGMEVEVYQIIKENGKERIQRFKGIIIKTAGKSELEKTITVRRKVGAFGVEKIFAIHSSTIEKIDVLRQFKVRRKSISFIRELTGKAARLKEIKMSKEELNAEKSLPTVSYPDQKEASAPKKETVETTEASTEETK, via the coding sequence ATGACAAACGTAGATATAGTACGAAAAGTTCAAAATGAATTTCTTCAAACTGGGAGACCAGATTTAAGAACTGGTATGGAAGTAGAAGTATACCAAATCATTAAGGAAAATGGGAAAGAAAGAATCCAAAGATTTAAAGGTATTATCATCAAAACTGCTGGTAAATCTGAACTGGAAAAAACTATCACAGTTCGAAGAAAAGTTGGAGCATTCGGAGTCGAAAAGATCTTTGCTATTCACTCAAGTACTATTGAAAAAATAGACGTACTACGACAATTCAAAGTTCGAAGAAAATCTATTAGCTTCATACGAGAACTCACTGGTAAAGCTGCAAGACTCAAAGAAATCAAGATGAGTAAAGAAGAGCTCAATGCTGAAAAATCTCTTCCTACAGTAAGCTATCCAGATCAAAAAGAAGCATCAGCTCCAAAAAAAGAAACGGTTGAAACTACTGAAGCATCAACAGAAGAAACAAAATAA
- the mscL gene encoding large conductance mechanosensitive channel protein MscL, with amino-acid sequence MLQDFKNFLLKGNAIDLAIGFMFGAAFATVVRSFVDNIIMPPIGLILGKVDFSNLYIPLDGNTYASLAALEEAGAPAIKYGQFITDSISFVILGFIIFMMVRALSNMQKKEEAKPVEEAAIPQEIVLLTEIRDSLMKK; translated from the coding sequence ATGTTACAAGATTTTAAAAACTTTTTACTCAAAGGAAATGCTATTGATTTAGCAATAGGTTTTATGTTTGGGGCTGCATTTGCAACGGTGGTTCGTTCTTTTGTAGACAATATTATTATGCCTCCAATTGGACTCATACTTTGAAAAGTAGATTTTTCTAATTTATACATCCCACTTGATGGAAATACTTACGCGTCACTTGCAGCTCTTGAAGAAGCAGGAGCTCCAGCTATTAAGTACGGTCAATTTATTACTGACTCTATAAGTTTTGTAATTCTTGGATTTATTATTTTTATGATGGTGCGTGCTCTTTCAAATATGCAAAAGAAAGAAGAAGCAAAACCAGTTGAAGAAGCTGCAATTCCACAAGAAATTGTACTTTTGACTGAAATTAGAGACTCACTTATGAAGAAATAA
- a CDS encoding sulfite exporter TauE/SafE family protein, translating to MFNFDIFLACIGIFFGELYGNFVGGGSLVTQIFLQNIIGFPIKNAIALDNAAVLGSELGLLFMLLKKEKIEKWMWALVLVALFGALLGANLLNIIPSEYVKIFFTLAIGGLVIKNLFFGNGKKSELGFVASQKNIILLCVAGFFIATYNAFLSIGDFIVGLLVLTTIFHFTYHRALFVLSFAFVFARAVGTIEYFRLGLINVDFYIPMFFTALCSGLIAGYFVHKIHSEVLEKFLKYLSVLLALYLIFELF from the coding sequence ATGTTTAACTTCGATATTTTCCTTGCTTGTATTGGTATTTTCTTTTGAGAATTATATGGTAACTTTGTAGGAGGAGGGAGTTTAGTAACTCAAATCTTTCTACAAAATATAATATGATTTCCTATAAAAAATGCTATTGCTTTGGATAATGCAGCAGTCCTTTGAAGTGAATTAGGATTGCTATTTATGCTGCTTAAAAAAGAAAAAATTGAGAAATGGATGTGGGCTCTGGTTCTCGTAGCTCTATTTTGAGCATTACTTTGAGCAAATTTACTAAATATTATACCAAGTGAATATGTGAAAATATTTTTCACTCTTGCGATTGGATGATTGGTTATTAAAAATCTATTTTTTTGAAATTGAAAAAAATCGGAATTGTGATTTGTCGCAAGTCAGAAAAATATAATATTATTATGTGTTGCGTGATTTTTTATTGCAACATATAATGCTTTCCTCTCTATTTGAGATTTTATTGTATGACTTTTAGTACTTACTACTATATTTCATTTTACCTATCATAGAGCTCTATTTGTACTGAGTTTTGCATTTGTATTTGCAAGAGCTGTTGGGACAATAGAGTATTTTAGACTTTGACTCATAAATGTAGATTTTTATATTCCTATGTTTTTTACAGCTTTGTGTTCTGGACTTATTGCCTGATACTTTGTTCATAAAATTCATAGTGAAGTTTTAGAAAAATTTTTAAAATATTTAAGTGTGTTATTAGCATTGTATTTGATATTTGAACTGTTCTAA